The proteins below are encoded in one region of Antennarius striatus isolate MH-2024 chromosome 7, ASM4005453v1, whole genome shotgun sequence:
- the cnga3a gene encoding cyclic nucleotide-gated channel cone photoreceptor subunit alpha isoform X6 — protein sequence MAKICSENSLPARSRLSTSTPDEELAVIENGDSRSRSPSLSERTLSHRDSFTGPGAMARLSYFFYMLWNWTNHRANPETQRHDSFLERFRGPDLKDITSRGSNAQSLGPNDTIRNRNLASKWSLATYNMNNCNNTDNKKEDKKEEVKKDVKKEEEKKEEKKDTDKKDEKKDEKKDEKKDEKKDDKKDEKKDNKKDDKKDDKKKEEPPKEIWIMDPAADLYYRWLSIIAVPVFYNLMMIVTRSCFNELQDTYTKLWIVLDYSADAIYYMDTFVRSRTGYLEQGLLVKDSKKLRDKYKTTSQFKYDMVSMIPTDLLFLKFGFNNPEFRFNRLCKISRLFEFFERTETRTSFPNMFRISNLVLYILVIIHWNACMFFAISKTIGFGTDTWVYPNISHPEHGRLARKYIYSLYWSTLTLTTIGETPPPVRDVEFLFVISDFLTGVLIFASIVGNVGAMISNMNASRAEFQAKIDSIKQYMQFRKVTKDLEARVIKWFDYLWTEKKTCDEKEVLKNLPDKLKAEIAINVHLDTLKKVRIFQDCEAGLLIELVLKLQPQVFSPGDYICKKGDIGREMYIIKEGKLAVVADDGVTQFVVLSDGAYFGEISILGIKGSKAGNRRTANIRSVGYSDLFALSKDDLMESLTEYPDAKKALEEKGKAILMKDNLIDEAIANAGADPKDLEEKIVKLQTNLDVMQTKFAKLMAEVTSSQTRMKQRVTEMENKVKSVTPEDLSEVVADKDKRVQ from the exons ATGGCAAAAATTTGCAGTGAGAACTCACTTCCAGCCAGATCGCGATTGTCCACCAGCACACCTGACGAGGAGCTTGCTGTCATTGAAAATGGAGACAGCAG ATCTCGCTCTCCGTCCCTCTCAGAGAGAACACTGTCCCACAGAGACTCGTTTACAGGTCCGGGGGCTATGGCCAG GCTGTCTTACTTCTTCTACATGCTGTGGAactggaccaatcacagagccaacCCTGAAACACAGAGACATGATTCTTTCCTCGAGCGCTTCAGAGGCCCTGATCTCAAAGATATCACCAGTCGAGGAAGCAACGCCCAGTCTCTGGGTCCCAATGACACCATTCGTAACAGAAA TCTTGCTAGTAAGTGGTCACTAGCTACTTACAACATGAATAACTGCAACAACACAGACAA caaaaaagaagacaaaaaagaggaggttaaaaaagatgtgaaaaaggaggaggagaagaaagaagaaaagaaagacacagacaagaaggatgagaagaaagatgagaaaaaggatgagaaaaagGATGAGAAGAAAGATGACAAAAAGGATGAGAAGAAAGACAATAAGAAGGATGATAAGAAAGATgataaaaagaaagaggagcCACC gAAAGAAATTTGGATTATGGATCCAGCTGCAGACCTGTACTACAGATGGCTGTCCATCATCGCAGTCCCAGTGTTTTATAACCTGATGATGATTGTAACGAG ATCCTGTTTTAATGAACTCCAGGACACATATACAAAACTCTGGATAGTCTTGGACTACAGCGCAGACGCCATCTACTACATGGATACCTTTGTCAGATCACGAACAG GTTATCTGGAACAAGGCCTGCTGGTAAAGGATTCCAAGAAACTGAgagataaatacaaaacaacCTCTCAGTTCAAGTACGATATGGTGTCAATGATCCCCACTGATCTGCTGTTTCTGAAATTTGGATTCAACAACCCAGAATTCAGATTCAATCGTCTTTGCAAAATCTCAAGGCTTTTTGAGTTCTTTGAGCGAACAGAAACCAGAACCAGCTTCCCCAACATGTTTCGAATCAGCAACCTCGTGCTCTATATCCTTGTTATTATCCACTGGAATGCTTGTATGTTCTTTGCCATTTCAAAAACCATCGGTTTTGGAACTGACACATGGGTATATCCCAACATCAGCCACCCGGAACACGGCCGCCTGGCCAGAAAGTACATCTACTCTCTGTATTGGTCCACCCTTACCCTCACCACCATCGGAGAGACGCCTCCACCAGTCAGGGATGTGGAATTcctttttgtcatttctgattTCCTCACTGGTGTGCTAATCTTTGCTAGTATTGTCGGTAATGTTGGTGCTATGATCTCCAACATGAATGCCTCTCGGGCAGAGTTCCAAGCAAAGATCGACTCCATAAAGCAGTACATGCAGTTTCGAAAGGTCACCAAAGACCTGGAGGCCAGGGTCATCAAGTGGTTTGACTACTTGTGGACTGAGAAGAAGACCTGTGATGAGAAGGAAGTTTTGAAGAACCTTCCAGACAAGCTCAAGGCTGAGATTGCCATTAACGTACATTTGGACACTCTAAAAAAAGTGCGTATTTTCCAAGATTGTGAAGCTGGTCTGCTGATTGAATTGGTGCTCAAGCTGCAGCCACAAGTGTTCAGTCCCGGAGATTACATATGTAAGAAGGGGGATATTGGCCGGGAGATGTATATCATCAAGGAAGGGAAGCTCGCTGTGGTGGCTGATGATGGGGTCACTCAGTTCGTCGTGCTCAGTGATGGTGCATACTTTGGGGAAATCAGTATCTTGGGAATCAAAGGTAGTAAAGCAGGCAACAGGAGAACAGCCAACATCAGAAGTGTGGGATACTCTGATCTCTTTGCCTTGTCCAAGGATGACTTGATGGAATCGCTCACTGAGTATCCAGATGCTAAAAAAGCTCTGGAGGAGAAGGGGAAAGCCATCCTGATGAAGGACAACCTGATTGATGAGGCGATCGCCAACGCTGGCGCTGACCCCAAAGATTTGGAGGAGAAAATTGTTAAGCTGCAGACCAACTTGGATGTCATGCAGACAAAGTTCGCCAAGCTGATGGCGGAGGTAACCTCCAGCCAGACAAGGATGAAGCAAAGGGTGACCGAGATGGAGAACAAGGTGAAATCCGTAACACCGGAGGATCTGTCAGAGGTGGTGGCCGACAAAGACAAAAGAGTGCAGTAA
- the cnga3a gene encoding cyclic nucleotide-gated channel alpha-3 isoform X4, whose amino-acid sequence MAKICSENSLPARSRLSTSTPDEELAVIENGDSRSRSPSLSERTLSHRDSFTGPGAMARANPETQRHDSFLERFRGPDLKDITSRGSNAQSLGPNDTIRNRKKEIWIMDPAADLYYRWLSIIAVPVFYNLMMIVTRSCFNELQDTYTKLWIVLDYSADAIYYMDTFVRSRTGYLEQGLLVKDSKKLRDKYKTTSQFKYDMVSMIPTDLLFLKFGFNNPEFRFNRLCKISRLFEFFERTETRTSFPNMFRISNLVLYILVIIHWNACMFFAISKTIGFGTDTWVYPNISHPEHGRLARKYIYSLYWSTLTLTTIGETPPPVRDVEFLFVISDFLTGVLIFASIVGNVGAMISNMNASRAEFQAKIDSIKQYMQFRKVTKDLEARVIKWFDYLWTEKKTCDEKEVLKNLPDKLKAEIAINVHLDTLKKVRIFQDCEAGLLIELVLKLQPQVFSPGDYICKKGDIGREMYIIKEGKLAVVADDGVTQFVVLSDGAYFGEISILGIKGSKAGNRRTANIRSVGYSDLFALSKDDLMESLTEYPDAKKALEEKGKAILMKDNLIDEAIANAGADPKDLEEKIVKLQTNLDVMQTKFAKLMAEVTSSQTRMKQRVTEMENKVKSVTPEDLSEVVADKDKRVQ is encoded by the exons ATGGCAAAAATTTGCAGTGAGAACTCACTTCCAGCCAGATCGCGATTGTCCACCAGCACACCTGACGAGGAGCTTGCTGTCATTGAAAATGGAGACAGCAG ATCTCGCTCTCCGTCCCTCTCAGAGAGAACACTGTCCCACAGAGACTCGTTTACAGGTCCGGGGGCTATGGCCAG agccaacCCTGAAACACAGAGACATGATTCTTTCCTCGAGCGCTTCAGAGGCCCTGATCTCAAAGATATCACCAGTCGAGGAAGCAACGCCCAGTCTCTGGGTCCCAATGACACCATTCGTAACAGAAA gAAAGAAATTTGGATTATGGATCCAGCTGCAGACCTGTACTACAGATGGCTGTCCATCATCGCAGTCCCAGTGTTTTATAACCTGATGATGATTGTAACGAG ATCCTGTTTTAATGAACTCCAGGACACATATACAAAACTCTGGATAGTCTTGGACTACAGCGCAGACGCCATCTACTACATGGATACCTTTGTCAGATCACGAACAG GTTATCTGGAACAAGGCCTGCTGGTAAAGGATTCCAAGAAACTGAgagataaatacaaaacaacCTCTCAGTTCAAGTACGATATGGTGTCAATGATCCCCACTGATCTGCTGTTTCTGAAATTTGGATTCAACAACCCAGAATTCAGATTCAATCGTCTTTGCAAAATCTCAAGGCTTTTTGAGTTCTTTGAGCGAACAGAAACCAGAACCAGCTTCCCCAACATGTTTCGAATCAGCAACCTCGTGCTCTATATCCTTGTTATTATCCACTGGAATGCTTGTATGTTCTTTGCCATTTCAAAAACCATCGGTTTTGGAACTGACACATGGGTATATCCCAACATCAGCCACCCGGAACACGGCCGCCTGGCCAGAAAGTACATCTACTCTCTGTATTGGTCCACCCTTACCCTCACCACCATCGGAGAGACGCCTCCACCAGTCAGGGATGTGGAATTcctttttgtcatttctgattTCCTCACTGGTGTGCTAATCTTTGCTAGTATTGTCGGTAATGTTGGTGCTATGATCTCCAACATGAATGCCTCTCGGGCAGAGTTCCAAGCAAAGATCGACTCCATAAAGCAGTACATGCAGTTTCGAAAGGTCACCAAAGACCTGGAGGCCAGGGTCATCAAGTGGTTTGACTACTTGTGGACTGAGAAGAAGACCTGTGATGAGAAGGAAGTTTTGAAGAACCTTCCAGACAAGCTCAAGGCTGAGATTGCCATTAACGTACATTTGGACACTCTAAAAAAAGTGCGTATTTTCCAAGATTGTGAAGCTGGTCTGCTGATTGAATTGGTGCTCAAGCTGCAGCCACAAGTGTTCAGTCCCGGAGATTACATATGTAAGAAGGGGGATATTGGCCGGGAGATGTATATCATCAAGGAAGGGAAGCTCGCTGTGGTGGCTGATGATGGGGTCACTCAGTTCGTCGTGCTCAGTGATGGTGCATACTTTGGGGAAATCAGTATCTTGGGAATCAAAGGTAGTAAAGCAGGCAACAGGAGAACAGCCAACATCAGAAGTGTGGGATACTCTGATCTCTTTGCCTTGTCCAAGGATGACTTGATGGAATCGCTCACTGAGTATCCAGATGCTAAAAAAGCTCTGGAGGAGAAGGGGAAAGCCATCCTGATGAAGGACAACCTGATTGATGAGGCGATCGCCAACGCTGGCGCTGACCCCAAAGATTTGGAGGAGAAAATTGTTAAGCTGCAGACCAACTTGGATGTCATGCAGACAAAGTTCGCCAAGCTGATGGCGGAGGTAACCTCCAGCCAGACAAGGATGAAGCAAAGGGTGACCGAGATGGAGAACAAGGTGAAATCCGTAACACCGGAGGATCTGTCAGAGGTGGTGGCCGACAAAGACAAAAGAGTGCAGTAA
- the cnga3a gene encoding cyclic nucleotide-gated channel cone photoreceptor subunit alpha isoform X3 — protein sequence MAKICSENSLPARSRLSTSTPDEELAVIENGDSRSRSPSLSERTLSHRDSFTGPGAMARLSYFFYMLWNWTNHRANPETQRHDSFLERFRGPDLKDITSRGSNAQSLGPNDTIRNRKKEIWIMDPAADLYYRWLSIIAVPVFYNLMMIVTRSCFNELQDTYTKLWIVLDYSADAIYYMDTFVRSRTGYLEQGLLVKDSKKLRDKYKTTSQFKYDMVSMIPTDLLFLKFGFNNPEFRFNRLCKISRLFEFFERTETRTSFPNMFRISNLVLYILVIIHWNACMFFAISKTIGFGTDTWVYPNISHPEHGRLARKYIYSLYWSTLTLTTIGETPPPVRDVEFLFVISDFLTGVLIFASIVGNVGAMISNMNASRAEFQAKIDSIKQYMQFRKVTKDLEARVIKWFDYLWTEKKTCDEKEVLKNLPDKLKAEIAINVHLDTLKKVRIFQDCEAGLLIELVLKLQPQVFSPGDYICKKGDIGREMYIIKEGKLAVVADDGVTQFVVLSDGAYFGEISILGIKGSKAGNRRTANIRSVGYSDLFALSKDDLMESLTEYPDAKKALEEKGKAILMKDNLIDEAIANAGADPKDLEEKIVKLQTNLDVMQTKFAKLMAEVTSSQTRMKQRVTEMENKVKSVTPEDLSEVVADKDKRVQ from the exons ATGGCAAAAATTTGCAGTGAGAACTCACTTCCAGCCAGATCGCGATTGTCCACCAGCACACCTGACGAGGAGCTTGCTGTCATTGAAAATGGAGACAGCAG ATCTCGCTCTCCGTCCCTCTCAGAGAGAACACTGTCCCACAGAGACTCGTTTACAGGTCCGGGGGCTATGGCCAG GCTGTCTTACTTCTTCTACATGCTGTGGAactggaccaatcacagagccaacCCTGAAACACAGAGACATGATTCTTTCCTCGAGCGCTTCAGAGGCCCTGATCTCAAAGATATCACCAGTCGAGGAAGCAACGCCCAGTCTCTGGGTCCCAATGACACCATTCGTAACAGAAA gAAAGAAATTTGGATTATGGATCCAGCTGCAGACCTGTACTACAGATGGCTGTCCATCATCGCAGTCCCAGTGTTTTATAACCTGATGATGATTGTAACGAG ATCCTGTTTTAATGAACTCCAGGACACATATACAAAACTCTGGATAGTCTTGGACTACAGCGCAGACGCCATCTACTACATGGATACCTTTGTCAGATCACGAACAG GTTATCTGGAACAAGGCCTGCTGGTAAAGGATTCCAAGAAACTGAgagataaatacaaaacaacCTCTCAGTTCAAGTACGATATGGTGTCAATGATCCCCACTGATCTGCTGTTTCTGAAATTTGGATTCAACAACCCAGAATTCAGATTCAATCGTCTTTGCAAAATCTCAAGGCTTTTTGAGTTCTTTGAGCGAACAGAAACCAGAACCAGCTTCCCCAACATGTTTCGAATCAGCAACCTCGTGCTCTATATCCTTGTTATTATCCACTGGAATGCTTGTATGTTCTTTGCCATTTCAAAAACCATCGGTTTTGGAACTGACACATGGGTATATCCCAACATCAGCCACCCGGAACACGGCCGCCTGGCCAGAAAGTACATCTACTCTCTGTATTGGTCCACCCTTACCCTCACCACCATCGGAGAGACGCCTCCACCAGTCAGGGATGTGGAATTcctttttgtcatttctgattTCCTCACTGGTGTGCTAATCTTTGCTAGTATTGTCGGTAATGTTGGTGCTATGATCTCCAACATGAATGCCTCTCGGGCAGAGTTCCAAGCAAAGATCGACTCCATAAAGCAGTACATGCAGTTTCGAAAGGTCACCAAAGACCTGGAGGCCAGGGTCATCAAGTGGTTTGACTACTTGTGGACTGAGAAGAAGACCTGTGATGAGAAGGAAGTTTTGAAGAACCTTCCAGACAAGCTCAAGGCTGAGATTGCCATTAACGTACATTTGGACACTCTAAAAAAAGTGCGTATTTTCCAAGATTGTGAAGCTGGTCTGCTGATTGAATTGGTGCTCAAGCTGCAGCCACAAGTGTTCAGTCCCGGAGATTACATATGTAAGAAGGGGGATATTGGCCGGGAGATGTATATCATCAAGGAAGGGAAGCTCGCTGTGGTGGCTGATGATGGGGTCACTCAGTTCGTCGTGCTCAGTGATGGTGCATACTTTGGGGAAATCAGTATCTTGGGAATCAAAGGTAGTAAAGCAGGCAACAGGAGAACAGCCAACATCAGAAGTGTGGGATACTCTGATCTCTTTGCCTTGTCCAAGGATGACTTGATGGAATCGCTCACTGAGTATCCAGATGCTAAAAAAGCTCTGGAGGAGAAGGGGAAAGCCATCCTGATGAAGGACAACCTGATTGATGAGGCGATCGCCAACGCTGGCGCTGACCCCAAAGATTTGGAGGAGAAAATTGTTAAGCTGCAGACCAACTTGGATGTCATGCAGACAAAGTTCGCCAAGCTGATGGCGGAGGTAACCTCCAGCCAGACAAGGATGAAGCAAAGGGTGACCGAGATGGAGAACAAGGTGAAATCCGTAACACCGGAGGATCTGTCAGAGGTGGTGGCCGACAAAGACAAAAGAGTGCAGTAA
- the cnga3a gene encoding cyclic nucleotide-gated channel alpha-3 isoform X1: MAKICSENSLPARSRLSTSTPDEELAVIENGDSRSRSPSLSERTLSHRDSFTGPGAMARLSYFFYMLWNWTNHRANPETQRHDSFLERFRGPDLKDITSRGSNAQSLGPNDTIRNRKKEIWIMDPAADLYYRWLSIIAVPVFYNLMMIVTRYRLFFTIHLIVCTEYEKNMWSLSSRSCFNELQDTYTKLWIVLDYSADAIYYMDTFVRSRTGYLEQGLLVKDSKKLRDKYKTTSQFKYDMVSMIPTDLLFLKFGFNNPEFRFNRLCKISRLFEFFERTETRTSFPNMFRISNLVLYILVIIHWNACMFFAISKTIGFGTDTWVYPNISHPEHGRLARKYIYSLYWSTLTLTTIGETPPPVRDVEFLFVISDFLTGVLIFASIVGNVGAMISNMNASRAEFQAKIDSIKQYMQFRKVTKDLEARVIKWFDYLWTEKKTCDEKEVLKNLPDKLKAEIAINVHLDTLKKVRIFQDCEAGLLIELVLKLQPQVFSPGDYICKKGDIGREMYIIKEGKLAVVADDGVTQFVVLSDGAYFGEISILGIKGSKAGNRRTANIRSVGYSDLFALSKDDLMESLTEYPDAKKALEEKGKAILMKDNLIDEAIANAGADPKDLEEKIVKLQTNLDVMQTKFAKLMAEVTSSQTRMKQRVTEMENKVKSVTPEDLSEVVADKDKRVQ; this comes from the exons ATGGCAAAAATTTGCAGTGAGAACTCACTTCCAGCCAGATCGCGATTGTCCACCAGCACACCTGACGAGGAGCTTGCTGTCATTGAAAATGGAGACAGCAG ATCTCGCTCTCCGTCCCTCTCAGAGAGAACACTGTCCCACAGAGACTCGTTTACAGGTCCGGGGGCTATGGCCAG GCTGTCTTACTTCTTCTACATGCTGTGGAactggaccaatcacagagccaacCCTGAAACACAGAGACATGATTCTTTCCTCGAGCGCTTCAGAGGCCCTGATCTCAAAGATATCACCAGTCGAGGAAGCAACGCCCAGTCTCTGGGTCCCAATGACACCATTCGTAACAGAAA gAAAGAAATTTGGATTATGGATCCAGCTGCAGACCTGTACTACAGATGGCTGTCCATCATCGCAGTCCCAGTGTTTTATAACCTGATGATGATTGTAACGAGGTATCGTTTGTTCTTCACAATTCACTTAATAGTATGTAccgaatatgaaaaaaatatgtggTCTCTGTCTTCTAGATCCTGTTTTAATGAACTCCAGGACACATATACAAAACTCTGGATAGTCTTGGACTACAGCGCAGACGCCATCTACTACATGGATACCTTTGTCAGATCACGAACAG GTTATCTGGAACAAGGCCTGCTGGTAAAGGATTCCAAGAAACTGAgagataaatacaaaacaacCTCTCAGTTCAAGTACGATATGGTGTCAATGATCCCCACTGATCTGCTGTTTCTGAAATTTGGATTCAACAACCCAGAATTCAGATTCAATCGTCTTTGCAAAATCTCAAGGCTTTTTGAGTTCTTTGAGCGAACAGAAACCAGAACCAGCTTCCCCAACATGTTTCGAATCAGCAACCTCGTGCTCTATATCCTTGTTATTATCCACTGGAATGCTTGTATGTTCTTTGCCATTTCAAAAACCATCGGTTTTGGAACTGACACATGGGTATATCCCAACATCAGCCACCCGGAACACGGCCGCCTGGCCAGAAAGTACATCTACTCTCTGTATTGGTCCACCCTTACCCTCACCACCATCGGAGAGACGCCTCCACCAGTCAGGGATGTGGAATTcctttttgtcatttctgattTCCTCACTGGTGTGCTAATCTTTGCTAGTATTGTCGGTAATGTTGGTGCTATGATCTCCAACATGAATGCCTCTCGGGCAGAGTTCCAAGCAAAGATCGACTCCATAAAGCAGTACATGCAGTTTCGAAAGGTCACCAAAGACCTGGAGGCCAGGGTCATCAAGTGGTTTGACTACTTGTGGACTGAGAAGAAGACCTGTGATGAGAAGGAAGTTTTGAAGAACCTTCCAGACAAGCTCAAGGCTGAGATTGCCATTAACGTACATTTGGACACTCTAAAAAAAGTGCGTATTTTCCAAGATTGTGAAGCTGGTCTGCTGATTGAATTGGTGCTCAAGCTGCAGCCACAAGTGTTCAGTCCCGGAGATTACATATGTAAGAAGGGGGATATTGGCCGGGAGATGTATATCATCAAGGAAGGGAAGCTCGCTGTGGTGGCTGATGATGGGGTCACTCAGTTCGTCGTGCTCAGTGATGGTGCATACTTTGGGGAAATCAGTATCTTGGGAATCAAAGGTAGTAAAGCAGGCAACAGGAGAACAGCCAACATCAGAAGTGTGGGATACTCTGATCTCTTTGCCTTGTCCAAGGATGACTTGATGGAATCGCTCACTGAGTATCCAGATGCTAAAAAAGCTCTGGAGGAGAAGGGGAAAGCCATCCTGATGAAGGACAACCTGATTGATGAGGCGATCGCCAACGCTGGCGCTGACCCCAAAGATTTGGAGGAGAAAATTGTTAAGCTGCAGACCAACTTGGATGTCATGCAGACAAAGTTCGCCAAGCTGATGGCGGAGGTAACCTCCAGCCAGACAAGGATGAAGCAAAGGGTGACCGAGATGGAGAACAAGGTGAAATCCGTAACACCGGAGGATCTGTCAGAGGTGGTGGCCGACAAAGACAAAAGAGTGCAGTAA
- the cnga3a gene encoding cyclic nucleotide-gated channel alpha-3 isoform X2 yields MAKICSENSLPARSRLSTSTPDEELAVIENGDSRSRSPSLSERTLSHRDSFTGPGAMARANPETQRHDSFLERFRGPDLKDITSRGSNAQSLGPNDTIRNRKKEIWIMDPAADLYYRWLSIIAVPVFYNLMMIVTRYRLFFTIHLIVCTEYEKNMWSLSSRSCFNELQDTYTKLWIVLDYSADAIYYMDTFVRSRTGYLEQGLLVKDSKKLRDKYKTTSQFKYDMVSMIPTDLLFLKFGFNNPEFRFNRLCKISRLFEFFERTETRTSFPNMFRISNLVLYILVIIHWNACMFFAISKTIGFGTDTWVYPNISHPEHGRLARKYIYSLYWSTLTLTTIGETPPPVRDVEFLFVISDFLTGVLIFASIVGNVGAMISNMNASRAEFQAKIDSIKQYMQFRKVTKDLEARVIKWFDYLWTEKKTCDEKEVLKNLPDKLKAEIAINVHLDTLKKVRIFQDCEAGLLIELVLKLQPQVFSPGDYICKKGDIGREMYIIKEGKLAVVADDGVTQFVVLSDGAYFGEISILGIKGSKAGNRRTANIRSVGYSDLFALSKDDLMESLTEYPDAKKALEEKGKAILMKDNLIDEAIANAGADPKDLEEKIVKLQTNLDVMQTKFAKLMAEVTSSQTRMKQRVTEMENKVKSVTPEDLSEVVADKDKRVQ; encoded by the exons ATGGCAAAAATTTGCAGTGAGAACTCACTTCCAGCCAGATCGCGATTGTCCACCAGCACACCTGACGAGGAGCTTGCTGTCATTGAAAATGGAGACAGCAG ATCTCGCTCTCCGTCCCTCTCAGAGAGAACACTGTCCCACAGAGACTCGTTTACAGGTCCGGGGGCTATGGCCAG agccaacCCTGAAACACAGAGACATGATTCTTTCCTCGAGCGCTTCAGAGGCCCTGATCTCAAAGATATCACCAGTCGAGGAAGCAACGCCCAGTCTCTGGGTCCCAATGACACCATTCGTAACAGAAA gAAAGAAATTTGGATTATGGATCCAGCTGCAGACCTGTACTACAGATGGCTGTCCATCATCGCAGTCCCAGTGTTTTATAACCTGATGATGATTGTAACGAGGTATCGTTTGTTCTTCACAATTCACTTAATAGTATGTAccgaatatgaaaaaaatatgtggTCTCTGTCTTCTAGATCCTGTTTTAATGAACTCCAGGACACATATACAAAACTCTGGATAGTCTTGGACTACAGCGCAGACGCCATCTACTACATGGATACCTTTGTCAGATCACGAACAG GTTATCTGGAACAAGGCCTGCTGGTAAAGGATTCCAAGAAACTGAgagataaatacaaaacaacCTCTCAGTTCAAGTACGATATGGTGTCAATGATCCCCACTGATCTGCTGTTTCTGAAATTTGGATTCAACAACCCAGAATTCAGATTCAATCGTCTTTGCAAAATCTCAAGGCTTTTTGAGTTCTTTGAGCGAACAGAAACCAGAACCAGCTTCCCCAACATGTTTCGAATCAGCAACCTCGTGCTCTATATCCTTGTTATTATCCACTGGAATGCTTGTATGTTCTTTGCCATTTCAAAAACCATCGGTTTTGGAACTGACACATGGGTATATCCCAACATCAGCCACCCGGAACACGGCCGCCTGGCCAGAAAGTACATCTACTCTCTGTATTGGTCCACCCTTACCCTCACCACCATCGGAGAGACGCCTCCACCAGTCAGGGATGTGGAATTcctttttgtcatttctgattTCCTCACTGGTGTGCTAATCTTTGCTAGTATTGTCGGTAATGTTGGTGCTATGATCTCCAACATGAATGCCTCTCGGGCAGAGTTCCAAGCAAAGATCGACTCCATAAAGCAGTACATGCAGTTTCGAAAGGTCACCAAAGACCTGGAGGCCAGGGTCATCAAGTGGTTTGACTACTTGTGGACTGAGAAGAAGACCTGTGATGAGAAGGAAGTTTTGAAGAACCTTCCAGACAAGCTCAAGGCTGAGATTGCCATTAACGTACATTTGGACACTCTAAAAAAAGTGCGTATTTTCCAAGATTGTGAAGCTGGTCTGCTGATTGAATTGGTGCTCAAGCTGCAGCCACAAGTGTTCAGTCCCGGAGATTACATATGTAAGAAGGGGGATATTGGCCGGGAGATGTATATCATCAAGGAAGGGAAGCTCGCTGTGGTGGCTGATGATGGGGTCACTCAGTTCGTCGTGCTCAGTGATGGTGCATACTTTGGGGAAATCAGTATCTTGGGAATCAAAGGTAGTAAAGCAGGCAACAGGAGAACAGCCAACATCAGAAGTGTGGGATACTCTGATCTCTTTGCCTTGTCCAAGGATGACTTGATGGAATCGCTCACTGAGTATCCAGATGCTAAAAAAGCTCTGGAGGAGAAGGGGAAAGCCATCCTGATGAAGGACAACCTGATTGATGAGGCGATCGCCAACGCTGGCGCTGACCCCAAAGATTTGGAGGAGAAAATTGTTAAGCTGCAGACCAACTTGGATGTCATGCAGACAAAGTTCGCCAAGCTGATGGCGGAGGTAACCTCCAGCCAGACAAGGATGAAGCAAAGGGTGACCGAGATGGAGAACAAGGTGAAATCCGTAACACCGGAGGATCTGTCAGAGGTGGTGGCCGACAAAGACAAAAGAGTGCAGTAA